From a region of the Nitrospira sp. genome:
- a CDS encoding P-loop NTPase, which translates to MARIISVASGKGGVGKSVVAANLALVLAQKGRQVVLADLDIGGADAHVLLGLPNPARTLTDFLNRRVEQLDALAQQLPIHPSLRIIPGTGDTLATANMSYSQKRRLIRNFQDIHADVIVVDIGAGTSYHTLDFFLMADHHLAVATPDPTSVLDLYRFIKLAAIRRVLSMFLTRDVMAEGLANRDYSSVEEVLDVAGKTDESGRSIAEATLSVFQPALILNRVTGRARVNVPQLKKLLKEYVGGDLTLLGEIPEDSAMEQAVRAYVPVVQHAPSSPAAVALTKTAEALAQLLRGSLPQAA; encoded by the coding sequence ATGGCACGCATCATCTCCGTCGCGTCCGGCAAAGGAGGGGTTGGCAAAAGTGTGGTCGCAGCCAACCTGGCTCTGGTCTTAGCGCAAAAAGGCAGGCAGGTGGTCCTCGCCGACCTCGACATTGGAGGCGCCGACGCCCATGTGCTGCTGGGCCTCCCCAACCCTGCGCGTACCCTCACTGACTTTCTCAACCGTCGAGTCGAACAGCTGGACGCACTAGCTCAACAGCTTCCCATTCACCCATCGTTGCGCATTATTCCAGGGACAGGCGACACCCTTGCGACTGCCAATATGTCCTATTCACAAAAGCGGCGTCTTATTCGAAACTTCCAAGATATCCACGCCGACGTGATCGTCGTCGATATTGGGGCGGGAACGAGCTACCATACGCTGGATTTTTTTCTGATGGCCGACCATCACCTCGCCGTGGCTACGCCGGACCCCACCTCCGTCCTGGACCTCTATCGCTTCATCAAACTGGCCGCAATCCGTCGAGTCTTGTCGATGTTCTTGACGCGCGATGTCATGGCAGAAGGACTGGCGAACCGGGATTACAGCAGCGTGGAGGAAGTATTGGACGTTGCGGGCAAGACCGATGAATCCGGCCGGTCGATTGCGGAGGCTACCTTGAGCGTGTTTCAACCGGCTCTCATCCTCAATCGTGTTACCGGGCGTGCTCGCGTCAATGTGCCGCAGCTCAAGAAGCTGCTCAAAGAATATGTGGGAGGTGACTTGACATTATTAGGCGAGATTCCCGAGGACTCCGCAATGGAGCAAGCGGTACGAGCGTACGTCCCGGTGGTTCAGCATGCGCCATCATCTCCGGCTGCCGTCGCGCTCACGAAAACCGCCGAAGCGCTGGCACAGTTGCTGCGCGGCTCCTTGCCGCAAGCAGCTTGA
- a CDS encoding diguanylate cyclase, with protein MAIDVKMLHNLVRLSSPQVSEGGASSLRPESASSTTVLLVAAPIILRASIWKKLGPGVTVQSYGHKDFSLDRDTSDDRTLVIYQIGARFADARKSLARMVQARHNLCIILLGGPIGSDRTARLLRDGAFDYLTWPCTAARVTESIARGVTYQRAIREVRHLSGERPRVTQEPAHDRGAPQSYGRQLSALHQLTEELAASRDENGIGKTLTRGLRTLVDTDMIGIARSNRRQVWVWCDTQDLEPEARARRYLLRRLGRLPAESTRPSTPHQRAHARHLRLVPRSGSQRPQPIEAPANSHESSLAIGQEAGLFLVRKRGVEPLTQQERQLLDTVGTALALSLQNLDANHRTQDIAMRDPLTEILNRHAFEGALTRELKVGLRYGVPACLLLLDLDYFKTVNERLGHAAGDHVLRTAAEVIRNTVRDIDVVGRYEGNTFAVILPHTDRGQTRVLAERLRARIEQHLFAVEAGQVRTTASIGLAAIPDIAVASCADWMGAADSALNHAKAQGRNCVVLHTPKPPALACVASLSLAA; from the coding sequence ATGGCCATCGATGTGAAAATGCTTCACAACCTTGTCCGTTTGTCCAGCCCACAAGTCTCGGAGGGCGGTGCCTCCTCCCTTCGCCCAGAGTCGGCCTCCTCAACAACGGTTCTACTTGTCGCCGCTCCGATCATCCTTCGAGCGTCCATCTGGAAAAAACTCGGCCCGGGCGTGACGGTCCAATCATATGGGCATAAGGACTTTTCGCTCGACCGAGATACCTCAGATGACCGTACACTCGTGATCTATCAGATCGGCGCCCGTTTTGCCGATGCACGTAAGTCTCTCGCCCGCATGGTCCAGGCGCGACACAACCTCTGTATCATTCTGCTCGGCGGACCCATCGGCTCAGATCGAACTGCCAGGCTGTTACGGGATGGTGCGTTTGACTATCTGACCTGGCCGTGCACTGCGGCCAGAGTGACGGAGTCGATAGCGCGTGGTGTGACGTACCAGCGTGCCATCCGCGAGGTGAGGCATCTATCCGGCGAACGGCCCCGGGTCACACAGGAACCGGCACATGATCGCGGTGCACCGCAATCGTACGGCCGACAGCTTTCGGCGCTGCACCAACTTACCGAAGAACTGGCGGCATCGCGTGATGAGAATGGGATCGGCAAAACGCTGACCCGCGGGTTACGGACCTTGGTCGATACGGATATGATCGGGATCGCCAGATCAAACCGCAGACAAGTATGGGTCTGGTGTGATACCCAAGATCTGGAACCTGAAGCGCGCGCACGGCGCTATTTGCTTCGCCGCCTCGGTCGCCTGCCTGCCGAGAGTACTCGTCCGTCGACTCCGCATCAGCGCGCGCACGCGCGGCATCTTCGTCTCGTACCACGTTCAGGGTCTCAACGACCGCAGCCGATCGAGGCGCCGGCGAACAGCCATGAAAGTAGTTTGGCTATTGGGCAGGAAGCGGGTCTTTTCCTCGTTCGTAAGAGGGGCGTAGAACCCCTCACCCAGCAGGAACGGCAATTACTCGATACTGTCGGTACCGCGCTCGCGCTTTCTTTGCAGAATCTCGACGCGAATCATCGCACACAGGATATCGCCATGCGTGATCCGCTGACGGAAATACTCAACAGACATGCGTTTGAGGGGGCGTTGACACGGGAATTGAAAGTCGGGCTTCGCTACGGAGTTCCGGCCTGTCTTTTGTTATTGGATCTGGATTATTTCAAGACCGTGAACGAGCGTCTTGGGCACGCAGCCGGAGATCATGTGCTCCGGACGGCTGCCGAGGTGATACGAAACACGGTACGTGATATTGATGTTGTCGGTCGATACGAGGGCAACACATTCGCAGTCATCCTTCCGCATACTGATCGGGGGCAGACTCGTGTCCTAGCGGAACGGTTGCGAGCGCGCATCGAGCAACACCTGTTTGCAGTCGAGGCGGGACAAGTCCGTACCACTGCCAGCATAGGTTTGGCTGCCATTCCCGACATCGCCGTTGCGTCTTGTGCGGATTGGATGGGTGCCGCTGACTCTGCGCTGAATCATGCCAAAGCTCAGGGTCGGAACTGTGTCGTCCTCCATACGCCGAAACCGCCAGCTTTGGCATGCGTGGCCTCGCTGAGTCTTGCGGCATAA
- a CDS encoding helix-turn-helix domain-containing protein codes for MNNDVSAATTSQLEGSPARDGEILTVMEVARFLRVPKSTVYKLARVGELPASKIGKHWRFLRRDIHEWMHSRSRQG; via the coding sequence ATGAATAATGACGTATCAGCAGCAACGACGAGCCAGCTGGAAGGAAGTCCCGCCCGGGACGGAGAAATCTTAACCGTCATGGAAGTGGCGCGGTTTCTACGGGTGCCGAAATCCACCGTCTACAAACTCGCACGGGTCGGTGAACTGCCGGCGTCCAAGATCGGTAAACATTGGCGATTCCTGCGCCGTGACATTCATGAGTGGATGCACAGCCGATCCAGGCAAGGCTAG
- a CDS encoding flagellar motor protein produces MDIATILGVVIAIGSIVGGQALEGGHLGSIMQLTAFIIVIGGTVGAICVQSPLPVIVKAAGSLSLAFAGPRVDNKGNIKLIIDLANVSRKQGLLALEGKLKDIHDAFMKKGIQLIVDGTDPKAVHEILEIEVEQHEEQGILAAKVWEAAGGYSPTVGILGAVLGLIHVMENLADPSKLGSGIAVAFVATVYGVGAANLFFLPIANKIKLKLKEEAGSRNLVIMGLVGLAQGENPRLLQEKLEGFLPHNERTKETKK; encoded by the coding sequence ATGGATATTGCGACAATTCTTGGAGTGGTGATTGCAATCGGCTCCATCGTCGGAGGCCAGGCGCTCGAAGGCGGCCATCTGGGTTCGATCATGCAGTTGACCGCCTTTATCATTGTGATCGGCGGCACAGTCGGCGCCATTTGCGTGCAGAGTCCCTTGCCGGTCATCGTCAAGGCAGCCGGTAGTCTGTCTCTCGCCTTCGCCGGTCCCCGCGTCGACAACAAGGGGAACATCAAACTCATCATCGACCTCGCGAACGTCTCACGAAAACAAGGTCTGCTCGCGCTCGAGGGAAAGCTGAAAGACATCCATGATGCGTTCATGAAAAAGGGGATTCAACTCATTGTCGATGGAACCGACCCGAAAGCCGTGCATGAGATCCTCGAGATCGAGGTGGAGCAGCATGAGGAGCAAGGCATCTTGGCGGCCAAAGTGTGGGAAGCCGCAGGAGGGTATTCGCCGACCGTCGGGATTCTTGGCGCCGTCCTCGGACTGATTCACGTGATGGAAAATTTGGCCGACCCCTCAAAGCTCGGCAGTGGTATCGCGGTGGCCTTCGTCGCCACGGTCTATGGTGTGGGAGCCGCCAACCTCTTCTTCTTACCCATTGCGAACAAGATCAAGCTCAAGCTGAAGGAGGAGGCAGGCTCCCGTAATTTGGTCATCATGGGACTTGTCGGACTTGCCCAAGGGGAAAACCCTCGACTGCTACAGGAAAAGCTGGAAGGTTTTCTGCCGCACAATGAGCGGACAAAGGAAACGAAGAAATGA
- the fliS gene encoding flagellar export chaperone FliS codes for MLTQNVRQYQQTQVMTSSRVQIVVLLYDAAIQSIELARAGIESNDTKEKARFLGRAISIIGELNSVLDFEQGGEIAHSLHRLYDYMLNELVAANARNKAHHLDGPLRCLTTLREGWREIAAQPARMAGV; via the coding sequence ATGCTTACTCAAAATGTGAGACAGTATCAGCAGACCCAGGTGATGACCTCGTCGAGAGTTCAGATCGTCGTGCTGCTCTATGACGCGGCCATCCAATCGATCGAACTGGCTCGGGCGGGGATCGAGTCGAACGACACGAAAGAAAAAGCGCGGTTTTTGGGTCGAGCCATTTCCATTATTGGAGAGCTCAACAGCGTCCTCGATTTCGAGCAGGGCGGCGAGATCGCGCATTCGTTGCACAGGCTTTACGACTACATGCTCAATGAACTGGTCGCGGCGAACGCCCGCAACAAGGCACACCACCTTGATGGCCCACTGCGGTGCTTGACCACGTTACGAGAGGGCTGGCGTGAAATCGCGGCACAACCAGCTCGAATGGCAGGGGTATGA
- a CDS encoding protein phosphatase CheZ, whose product MENQGHKLYGELGELARFVEKAMTTISHAGPQIVASSAQLPAASSHLSELNRMTETGTLEVMRLTEMIQDNRDRVAKDLCSVVDTLQAIDCVKLAERLEKVSIVIAQDAKHLTEIMTALSFQDLVAQRVKKLVTILDEVQNKLMELVVVFGLQQNGEQVTSTGTAGHLLKQLEDSKTTAMKQKVADDILAQFGFK is encoded by the coding sequence GTGGAGAACCAGGGACACAAGTTGTACGGAGAACTCGGTGAACTGGCTCGCTTTGTCGAGAAGGCGATGACGACGATTTCGCACGCCGGTCCTCAGATCGTGGCCAGCAGCGCGCAATTGCCGGCGGCCTCATCACATCTCAGCGAGCTCAATCGGATGACGGAGACCGGAACCCTCGAGGTCATGCGTCTGACCGAGATGATCCAAGACAATCGCGACCGAGTGGCGAAGGATCTCTGTTCCGTCGTCGACACGCTACAGGCAATCGATTGCGTGAAGCTCGCAGAACGTCTGGAGAAGGTGAGCATCGTGATCGCGCAGGACGCCAAGCACTTGACGGAAATCATGACCGCTCTCTCCTTTCAAGATCTTGTCGCTCAACGAGTCAAGAAGCTTGTGACCATCCTTGATGAGGTGCAGAACAAGCTGATGGAACTGGTCGTCGTCTTCGGGCTCCAACAAAACGGCGAACAAGTCACTTCCACCGGAACGGCCGGCCACTTGCTCAAACAACTCGAGGACTCCAAAACGACGGCCATGAAGCAAAAAGTCGCCGACGATATCTTGGCTCAATTCGGGTTCAAATGA
- a CDS encoding STAS domain-containing protein, giving the protein MTEEPIASKAHRAEEPNGRHLAPDGDLTIFEAAEFKADLLKLFQNDGLVSLDLGKVSRADTAIIQLLWAARKRGRMFVTGLSRDLQARLTQLGFSEPLSE; this is encoded by the coding sequence ATGACGGAGGAACCGATTGCATCTAAGGCACACCGGGCGGAAGAGCCGAACGGCAGGCACCTGGCTCCAGACGGCGATCTCACCATTTTCGAGGCGGCGGAGTTCAAGGCGGACTTGCTCAAACTATTTCAGAACGATGGGCTGGTTTCACTCGATCTTGGGAAAGTCTCACGGGCAGATACCGCAATCATCCAGTTGCTATGGGCCGCGCGGAAACGGGGCCGGATGTTTGTCACGGGTCTTTCCCGAGATCTGCAAGCAAGATTGACTCAACTCGGATTTTCCGAACCGCTCAGCGAATAG
- a CDS encoding chemotaxis protein CheA yields the protein MSSDFAQFQDAFFEEAAEHLAVVEEGLLQLERHPEDLDLLNKIFRSAHSIKGTSGMFGFNAVAQFTHKMETLLDLLRNGQKAVSPAIADLLLRSIDCLKTLIDAVKTGVSVDNEAAQRLTTELTAASVLKTPSDGSTGESEKPSSSPSADGSHLFAIDWTPPEWMFQRGLDPLQVFKELQDLGTLLQVEVDASRLPDLDEVDPEKCYLTWKMQLATAKDRKVVEAVFEFVREDSKLTIEERESSSVKRISSSDWNASRGTNDEQRVEDGEPKPLGEILVESGVVSRETLDSALAQQKRVGQILIEQHAATPQQVEQALQKQRQQESTAQAKKTDTTSIRVDTAKIDKLINLVGELVITQSMLSDLGARFEMRQLPVLLERMVELERNTREIQERVMGIRMLPIGTAFSRFPRLVRDLSAKMGKKIQLVLSGEETELDKTVIESIGDPLTHLVRNSADHGVELPEERLDSNKHETGTIKLNAFHEGGNICITVEDDGRGLSREKIVAKAIKQGLIGENDKLTDDQIWLLIFKPGFSTAEKVTDVSGRGVGMDVVKRNIDALGGTISIKTMAGKGTTFTLKLPLTLAIIEGMTVRIGRETYIVPLLSILESIQPKREAVKTVVGKGELINVRGTFLSMVRLYEVFNLQPEYTDPAKSILLILETEGERVAVMVDEIIGQQQVVIKSMEQNFHKVEGIAGATILGDGTVGFILDVRGMLEIARRGEAVAA from the coding sequence ATGAGCAGCGATTTCGCGCAATTTCAGGATGCGTTCTTTGAAGAAGCCGCCGAACATCTCGCGGTGGTCGAAGAGGGATTGTTGCAACTGGAACGGCATCCTGAAGACTTAGACCTGCTAAACAAGATCTTTCGCTCCGCCCACTCCATTAAGGGCACGAGCGGCATGTTCGGTTTCAACGCCGTCGCACAGTTTACCCATAAGATGGAGACGCTGCTCGATCTGCTCAGAAATGGGCAGAAGGCCGTGTCACCGGCGATTGCCGATCTGTTGCTCCGGTCCATAGACTGTCTCAAGACGTTGATCGATGCCGTCAAAACCGGTGTGTCGGTGGACAACGAGGCGGCCCAACGGCTCACGACGGAATTGACCGCTGCCAGTGTGTTAAAAACTCCGTCGGACGGTTCCACAGGAGAATCAGAGAAGCCGTCGTCTTCGCCATCGGCTGACGGGTCGCATCTCTTTGCTATTGACTGGACCCCGCCAGAATGGATGTTTCAGCGCGGCCTCGACCCGCTGCAAGTCTTCAAAGAGCTACAGGATCTCGGCACATTATTGCAAGTAGAGGTGGATGCCTCCAGGTTACCGGATTTGGATGAGGTGGACCCGGAGAAGTGCTACTTGACGTGGAAGATGCAGCTCGCTACCGCCAAGGACCGAAAAGTCGTTGAGGCGGTATTCGAGTTTGTCCGGGAAGACAGCAAGCTGACGATTGAAGAACGTGAATCGTCATCCGTGAAACGTATTTCGTCCTCGGATTGGAACGCTTCACGAGGTACGAACGACGAGCAACGCGTCGAAGACGGAGAGCCGAAGCCCCTCGGAGAGATTCTGGTCGAGAGCGGCGTGGTGTCCCGCGAAACGTTGGACAGCGCGCTGGCACAGCAAAAGCGGGTCGGCCAGATCCTCATCGAACAACACGCCGCTACGCCACAGCAGGTCGAGCAGGCGCTGCAAAAACAGCGGCAACAGGAATCCACGGCTCAAGCCAAGAAAACCGACACGACGTCCATTCGTGTGGATACAGCCAAGATCGACAAGCTCATCAATTTGGTGGGTGAACTCGTGATCACCCAGTCGATGTTGAGTGATCTGGGAGCACGGTTCGAGATGCGGCAGCTGCCGGTGCTGCTTGAGCGAATGGTGGAGCTGGAGAGGAACACCCGCGAGATTCAAGAGCGTGTCATGGGGATCCGCATGCTTCCAATCGGAACGGCATTCAGCCGCTTCCCTCGGCTGGTGCGCGATCTATCGGCGAAGATGGGGAAGAAAATTCAGTTGGTTTTATCGGGTGAAGAAACCGAATTGGACAAAACCGTCATCGAATCCATCGGCGATCCTCTGACGCATCTCGTCAGGAACTCAGCCGACCATGGCGTGGAGCTGCCGGAGGAACGCCTCGACAGCAACAAGCACGAAACCGGCACGATCAAGCTGAATGCATTTCATGAGGGCGGAAACATCTGCATCACGGTGGAAGACGACGGGCGTGGCCTGAGCCGTGAGAAGATCGTCGCGAAGGCGATCAAACAAGGGCTGATCGGGGAGAACGACAAGCTGACGGACGATCAGATCTGGCTGCTCATTTTCAAACCCGGGTTCTCGACCGCGGAGAAAGTGACGGACGTATCCGGGCGAGGGGTCGGGATGGATGTCGTGAAGCGGAACATCGATGCTCTGGGAGGCACGATCAGCATCAAGACCATGGCGGGAAAGGGGACGACCTTCACCTTGAAACTGCCCCTCACCCTGGCGATCATCGAAGGCATGACCGTCCGGATCGGGCGAGAAACATACATCGTGCCGCTGCTCTCGATTCTGGAGTCCATTCAGCCGAAGCGAGAAGCGGTGAAAACCGTCGTCGGCAAAGGGGAGCTGATCAATGTCCGCGGCACCTTTCTGTCGATGGTGCGTCTGTACGAGGTATTCAATCTACAACCGGAGTATACGGATCCGGCGAAGAGCATTCTGCTCATCCTGGAGACGGAGGGCGAGCGAGTGGCAGTGATGGTGGATGAAATTATTGGCCAGCAGCAGGTCGTCATCAAGAGCATGGAGCAAAACTTCCACAAGGTCGAAGGAATTGCCGGCGCCACCATTCTCGGAGACGGCACGGTGGGCTTTATTCTGGACGTGCGGGGAATGCTGGAAATCGCCCGCAGAGGCGAAGCGGTGGCAGCGTGA
- a CDS encoding chemotaxis response regulator CheY, whose protein sequence is MPADPNMKILVVDDMVTMRRIVKNILKQLGFANLEEAENGQEALQKLRADTYGFVVSDWNMPVMTGIDMLRAIRADEKLKATPVLMVTAEAQQSNLVEAVQAGVSNYIVKPFTAETLQEKIAKIFK, encoded by the coding sequence ATGCCAGCCGATCCGAACATGAAGATCCTCGTCGTCGATGACATGGTGACGATGAGGAGAATCGTCAAGAACATTTTGAAGCAGCTTGGGTTTGCCAATTTAGAAGAGGCAGAAAACGGACAGGAAGCTCTGCAAAAGTTGCGGGCAGACACGTATGGATTCGTCGTCTCGGATTGGAACATGCCGGTCATGACGGGTATCGACATGCTTCGCGCGATCCGTGCGGACGAGAAGCTCAAGGCCACGCCTGTGCTGATGGTGACGGCCGAGGCTCAGCAAAGCAACTTGGTTGAGGCCGTGCAGGCGGGAGTGAGCAATTACATCGTCAAACCCTTTACGGCTGAGACACTGCAGGAAAAGATCGCGAAGATCTTCAAATAG
- a CDS encoding OmpA family protein, whose amino-acid sequence MAKHKHEEHENHERWLVSYADFITLLFAFFVVMYSISSINEGKYRTVSESIKAALNPLANRSGANRVFGVGEARLVQQGRNPTDAKEVTIRHIRQVFQGIKDKQLKDLAAFVTVVQTVNGDIVITIPDKLLFNSGEATIRAEALPFLEGLSGAILELNRHARVEGHTDNVPIRTAQFPSNWELSSTRAVMVVRVLSELYGVQSDHLAAVGHADTRPVTANLDPEQRAKNRRVEVVILEQPPPAPLLQTGNETDQSGPSDDGPLNSLQPPPETSGNGRTP is encoded by the coding sequence ATGGCGAAGCACAAGCACGAGGAGCATGAAAACCACGAGCGTTGGCTGGTCTCGTATGCCGACTTCATCACCTTGTTGTTTGCGTTCTTCGTCGTCATGTACTCGATTTCTTCGATCAATGAAGGAAAGTACCGAACCGTCAGCGAATCGATCAAGGCTGCGCTGAATCCGCTCGCCAATCGTTCGGGTGCGAACCGGGTATTCGGCGTCGGTGAGGCAAGGCTGGTGCAGCAGGGGAGGAATCCAACGGACGCCAAGGAAGTCACGATTCGACATATCCGCCAAGTGTTCCAAGGTATCAAGGATAAGCAACTGAAAGACTTGGCGGCGTTCGTCACCGTCGTCCAGACCGTTAATGGAGACATCGTCATTACGATCCCAGATAAACTGCTTTTTAACAGTGGGGAAGCGACGATACGAGCAGAAGCTCTTCCATTTCTTGAAGGATTGAGCGGGGCCATTCTGGAATTGAACCGACATGCCCGCGTTGAAGGACATACGGATAATGTGCCGATTCGGACAGCGCAATTTCCTTCCAATTGGGAACTGTCATCCACCCGGGCTGTGATGGTCGTCAGGGTTCTGTCCGAGCTCTATGGAGTCCAATCGGATCATCTCGCTGCGGTGGGGCATGCCGACACCAGGCCTGTGACAGCCAATCTGGATCCTGAACAGCGGGCTAAGAATCGTCGAGTAGAGGTCGTCATTCTTGAGCAGCCGCCTCCCGCGCCTCTTCTCCAGACGGGAAATGAGACGGATCAATCCGGGCCATCGGATGATGGGCCGCTGAACTCCTTGCAGCCGCCTCCGGAGACGTCCGGCAATGGCCGGACACCTTAG
- a CDS encoding response regulator, with the protein MSKTALVVDDSPTMRQMVAFTLTNAGFTVVEAEHGKDAVNKVAAGPKMDIVVTDLNMPEMDGITLIKELRKLAAFKFTPILMLTTESAVEKKQAGKEAGATGWIVKPFNPELLLKTIAKVLPA; encoded by the coding sequence ATGAGCAAGACAGCCCTCGTTGTCGATGATTCACCCACCATGCGCCAAATGGTGGCGTTCACGCTTACCAACGCCGGGTTCACGGTCGTCGAGGCCGAACACGGGAAGGATGCCGTCAACAAGGTCGCAGCCGGTCCGAAGATGGACATCGTCGTCACCGATCTCAATATGCCGGAGATGGACGGCATTACGCTCATCAAGGAACTGCGCAAGCTGGCGGCGTTCAAGTTTACCCCCATTCTTATGCTGACCACCGAGTCTGCGGTGGAGAAGAAGCAGGCGGGGAAAGAAGCCGGGGCCACTGGATGGATCGTGAAGCCGTTTAATCCTGAACTGTTGCTAAAAACCATCGCCAAGGTGCTGCCGGCATGA
- a CDS encoding PilZ domain-containing protein, giving the protein MAPPTVPSSPKPKHAVDERREWIRIEDRVLMEYRLVDEPVIATGVDEGGATPDTITAAVTKPTADLLARSGESLMDSPVLPWMMKVDYLLGVILNSLATIAPSSVAMARLMDVNLSGGGVGFVSSREFAAGDRLSVKMILPPFTPVHAVAQVIRSTLNPQGQGWDLATEFVEISVDGQEHLIRHILHTQAERLRARRAHPG; this is encoded by the coding sequence ATGGCACCACCGACCGTCCCCTCATCACCCAAACCCAAGCACGCCGTAGACGAACGGCGTGAATGGATCAGAATCGAGGATCGGGTGCTCATGGAATACCGCCTGGTGGACGAGCCGGTGATTGCAACCGGTGTCGATGAGGGGGGCGCCACCCCGGACACGATCACGGCGGCAGTGACGAAACCGACAGCGGATCTTTTGGCTCGATCCGGCGAATCGTTGATGGACTCACCGGTGTTGCCTTGGATGATGAAGGTCGACTATCTCCTCGGAGTCATCCTCAACTCTCTCGCGACGATCGCGCCGTCCAGTGTCGCGATGGCGAGGCTGATGGATGTCAATCTGAGCGGAGGAGGAGTGGGCTTCGTGTCCTCCCGTGAATTCGCCGCCGGAGACCGATTATCGGTCAAGATGATCCTGCCTCCCTTTACTCCCGTGCATGCTGTCGCGCAAGTTATCCGATCGACGCTGAATCCTCAGGGACAGGGCTGGGATTTGGCCACAGAGTTTGTTGAGATCAGCGTGGACGGTCAGGAGCACCTCATCCGCCACATCCTCCACACACAGGCGGAACGCTTGCGTGCACGTCGTGCACATCCCGGCTAG
- a CDS encoding methyl-accepting chemotaxis sensory transducer has product MNQLNIKEIIGNIENRIDDHRLVNARITSEITILSLNATIEAARAGDAGRGFAVVATEVKNLATQAADASKALSSIREETSELNRRFMDKEHDRLSEMAQTLVQLIVRNLYERTADVRWWAMDEALVNGLEAADGTALHHAAERLGLINRYYSVYLNLVLVGIDGKIMACSHPEKFPKVTRADATRCAWFQKAMATTNGDQYVVDDIGHDSLHGDKLVAVYAAAVRKEGKPNGKIIGVLGVVFDWEEQARIIVQKEPAISEAAWKRTRVILLDNKLRVIAASDDQGILLPFALQHQGRERGHYVNDKHDVVAYAKTLGYQEYDGLGWYAVIVQGLR; this is encoded by the coding sequence ATGAACCAGCTCAATATTAAAGAGATCATCGGCAACATTGAGAATCGGATCGACGACCATCGGCTTGTGAACGCAAGAATCACAAGCGAGATCACCATTCTTTCGCTGAACGCGACCATAGAAGCGGCGAGAGCCGGTGATGCAGGCAGAGGATTTGCCGTGGTTGCGACAGAGGTGAAAAACCTGGCCACGCAAGCCGCCGACGCTTCCAAAGCATTGAGCTCAATACGGGAGGAAACGAGCGAATTGAATCGGCGATTCATGGATAAAGAACACGATCGCCTTTCAGAGATGGCACAGACACTGGTGCAGTTGATCGTACGCAATCTGTACGAACGCACCGCCGACGTTCGGTGGTGGGCGATGGATGAAGCCTTGGTCAACGGTCTCGAAGCTGCCGATGGAACTGCTCTCCATCATGCAGCCGAACGACTCGGGCTGATCAATCGATATTATTCGGTCTATCTCAACCTTGTCTTGGTCGGAATCGACGGAAAGATCATGGCCTGCTCGCACCCGGAGAAGTTTCCCAAGGTCACCAGGGCCGATGCGACCAGATGCGCGTGGTTTCAGAAAGCCATGGCGACGACGAACGGCGACCAGTACGTGGTCGACGACATCGGTCATGACTCACTCCACGGCGACAAACTGGTCGCGGTGTATGCCGCCGCCGTTCGGAAGGAGGGGAAGCCGAACGGAAAGATCATCGGTGTTCTAGGAGTGGTGTTTGATTGGGAAGAGCAAGCCAGAATTATTGTTCAAAAAGAACCGGCGATATCCGAAGCTGCATGGAAACGTACCCGCGTGATCCTGCTGGACAACAAGCTGCGGGTGATCGCGGCATCCGATGATCAAGGAATACTGTTGCCCTTCGCGCTCCAACATCAAGGACGTGAACGAGGCCATTACGTGAACGACAAACACGACGTGGTCGCGTATGCCAAAACGCTCGGCTATCAGGAATACGACGGCCTCGGATGGTATGCGGTGATCGTGCAAGGGCTTCGATGA